From the Gossypium hirsutum isolate 1008001.06 chromosome A02, Gossypium_hirsutum_v2.1, whole genome shotgun sequence genome, the window GAGGTAACATAAAcactttttctattcttttttcctcttttttcgtGGGAGGGGGTGGAGACACAGCTAAAACGTATTACATTCATCAATCACTCTGAATCATGTCCAATTGGTTTAGCACTCAAGTATGTCAGATACATATCATTTGGTATTATACTACAATCGTTTATTCATTAATTCTTAAAGGGTTGGAGAGATTATATGCACTAGGCTCAAATTCAATCTTTTGTTTCCTTAACTATTGCTTGTTGGGTGAAACTGCAGAAGCACAGAAATACTTTTCTTAACGTAGGGGATTTTGAATTTCTATATAGACATGGAATAAATACTGTAAGGATCCCTGTTGGTTGGTGGATTGCTTACGATCCTGATCCTCCAGCCCCATTCATTGGAGGGACATTAGAAGCTCTTGACAATGCATTCTCATGGGCAGagtaagtctttttttttttttcattattatttgttGAGAGTGCTATGATTTTAGCTCTTCATTTAACTTGATAAGTACGTAAATATGTTGATGCAGAGACTATAGCATAAAGTGCATCATTGACCTTCATGCAGCACCTGGCTCCCAAAATGGAATGGAACATAGTGCTAGTCGAGATGGCACAACAGGCTGGCCTACATCCTCTGGTTACATTTCACAGACATTGCATGTTATAGATTTTCTAGCTTCCAGGTAACTGCCACAAATTATAGGATTTGCGCCTGAAAGTGATATTAGCTATAATGAGGGTTGAAAAGAAATGTTCTGATATTAGCTTCCATTGAAATGTTCTAGTAACTGAACAAGAAAATCCTTCCAACCCTAACAAGCCAATCGTTATCCTTTGACTCTTTTAAGATTAGTGGCAAGTTTATTCCTTTGAATCATCTTGTTTATTGCAGGTATGCAAAACATCCTGCCTTCCTGGGAATCGAGCTATTAAACGAACCCTCTGCTGCAGAAGTTCCATTGGACACGTTAGTTTCATATTACAAACAAGGCTATGAAGTGGTGCGGAAATACTCTCCATCAGCGTATGTGATAATTTGCCAAAGAATTGGCAGTGCAGATCCACTGGAACTTTATCAAGCTGATATAGGCTCACACAACCTAGTTGTGGATTTGCATTACTACAATCTCTTTGATACTTTCTTTGTTAACTTGAGTGCGATAGATAATATCCAATTCATATATAAGAGCAGGGAAGCTCAGCTACAAGCTTTGAATGGTGCCAATGGTCCCCTCGTTTTTATCGGTAACTAATTTCCATTTCTTTTCCCAACTAAACAGTGTTCGACTTAAAACATTATGTTCTATGATTAGGGTTTTGTTTGTTTCAGGTGAGTGGGTGAATGAGTGGAATGTTACAAGTGGATCTCAATCAGAGTATCAAGACTTTGGTAGGGCACAGTTAGAGGTGTATAATGCAGCTTCCTTTGGGTGGGCTTATTGGACACTCAAAAATGATAGAAAGCACTGGGATTTTGAATGGAACATTAGGAACAATTATCTCCGATTAAGTAACATTCTAAACCCATCTCCATTTTTTTTCCAAACATGGATGTTAAATCACTTGGTTGTATCGCATTTCACGTTGACGTACATTCATGCAGGTAGTTCAGAGAAGAAAGTTTTCAATAGCCTAAGATGGCTTTTACTTGCATCGATTTGCTTCTATCAGTGTCAAATATTGGAGTTGGTTGAGAACTGGATATGAACCTGCTGAAGATGAAAGATCAAGTGCGGCTTTTTGTTTTCTGTCTTCCTTTTTCAGAAACCCTATCTTAAGCTCTTTGCTACTCCATTACAGTCATGTCATTTCATTCATTTTGGCAAATGTGCAAGTCCAATAATATTTTTGGAGTAGAAAATATCCAGAAGTCATTACCTCTTGTTCAATTCAACCCGGAGAGCCGTATAATTACGACTCGTATCATTACCATTTCACCTCTGATAATGAACCTGATCCATAGTCAATCCCCACTCTGTTAGCTTCGCCTGACACTATGATTTACTACCTATAACGTTCGTTGCCCTCCATGCCA encodes:
- the LOC107951742 gene encoding probable glucan 1,3-beta-glucosidase A isoform X1, giving the protein MELVFSKWVFLFSLCCWLIFSVAVAVEGVHGGSKVRGVNLGGWLVIEGWIKPSLFDGIPNGDMLDGTQVQFKSVTLQKYVSAENGGGMDISVDRDDASSWETFTLWRVSELEFQFRTTQGQFLTCYGNGCSVSATANSASSTETFQIERNNNCKVHIKIKSGTYLQATMDNQLTADYPGTPGWDDNAATFEMTIVANNLHGDYQLANGYGHNKAKQVLEKHRNTFLNVGDFEFLYRHGINTVRIPVGWWIAYDPDPPAPFIGGTLEALDNAFSWAEDYSIKCIIDLHAAPGSQNGMEHSASRDGTTGWPTSSGYISQTLHVIDFLASRYAKHPAFLGIELLNEPSAAEVPLDTLVSYYKQGYEVVRKYSPSAYVIICQRIGSADPLELYQADIGSHNLVVDLHYYNLFDTFFVNLSAIDNIQFIYKSREAQLQALNGANGPLVFIGEWVNEWNVTSGSQSEYQDFGRAQLEVYNAASFGWAYWTLKNDRKHWDFEWNIRNNYLRLSSSEKKVFNSLRWLLLASICFYQCQILELVENWI
- the LOC107951742 gene encoding probable glucan 1,3-beta-glucosidase A isoform X2, giving the protein MFCMLNLSLIDCLDLLVLCLLADIILWRVSELEFQFRTTQGQFLTCYGNGCSVSATANSASSTETFQIERNNNCKVHIKIKSGTYLQATMDNQLTADYPGTPGWDDNAATFEMTIVANNLHGDYQLANGYGHNKAKQVLEKHRNTFLNVGDFEFLYRHGINTVRIPVGWWIAYDPDPPAPFIGGTLEALDNAFSWAEDYSIKCIIDLHAAPGSQNGMEHSASRDGTTGWPTSSGYISQTLHVIDFLASRYAKHPAFLGIELLNEPSAAEVPLDTLVSYYKQGYEVVRKYSPSAYVIICQRIGSADPLELYQADIGSHNLVVDLHYYNLFDTFFVNLSAIDNIQFIYKSREAQLQALNGANGPLVFIGEWVNEWNVTSGSQSEYQDFGRAQLEVYNAASFGWAYWTLKNDRKHWDFEWNIRNNYLRLSSSEKKVFNSLRWLLLASICFYQCQILELVENWI